Sequence from the Uloborus diversus isolate 005 chromosome 8, Udiv.v.3.1, whole genome shotgun sequence genome:
ATCAGtgtcattatttcacaagcaatttaacAGAAAAACGAATACGagaatttcttcactttttacttcctttcacaaaaaaggaagtatcgtattcacgaaaaaattttgactcaaaaatcgaccttaatttccattctaCTCATCCCCgattgaatattgagttttttttccgtcTCGACCACACATGGTTaggtgcctaagaatgtatagatgtgcaaaatatacattttgacgattcccgagttatttacaacgaattttctcatgacgtccgtatgtaagtatgtatgtgcgtatgtatctcgcataactcaaaaacggtatgtcctagaaagttgaaatttggtacatagtacctagtggggtctagttgtgcaccttcctttttggttgcattcgggtgtttctaaaggggtcgtttgcccctttttggggggaaatcattgttaatttcaatgtaaactgaagtggtgttataatttggtggacacttggtgatatatcgccaatcttttgatcgttaacttggcgacaaatttggcaatttttttttttaattctgattttcacttggccattgttggtgatatttagagagttaactattgaatcacattaaaattgccagtaatggggaaatgacgttgaatcggagtaaaaggaagtcatgtgatgcacacatcagctcgtttaattccGGTATTTGATGACGACTATTATAAACTAAACTCAAAAAATACCATGCAATAGAGCTGCAATGAATCATTATGGCTTCAAATCCGTTAATGTGTAGAACTTATATAAAAACCCTATTTTTGCACATCCATCCGAAATATACTACATCTCGCCGAAAATGCGTAGGACTCATAAAAACCCTATTTTCGTGCATCCATCCAAAATATGCTTTACTGCCGTAAATGCGTAGAACTTACTATCATTCTTTCAAGTGGTGCTGTGTGTCATGaatgaaatttatgtttttccttttaattttgttCAGATGAGTTGCACTCCCTTCTAGTGAAATAAATATGCCACAAATTAATCTCATTAgggttttttcgtttttctttttttttttaaatgaaaatatttctgtgcagttttcttaaacattttacttAGCACAATATCAATGGTTTATGTGTAATTTGAACTTTGAATCGTGTTGATACttcaattgattattttttaattgttgcattaagatgctttcttAACCAACACATATTCATTTTTCAGAGCCCAGGAGTGGCTatgtcagctttgtcagaaaTTAGGGGCGCAATCCTTGGAAGGGCGTCGCTCTGACTTGtagtagtataagttttgaaaactttataggggGAGGGGATTTGAAGACCTAACTGACGAAAGGTTCCCTTGACCTTCGACGGCAttgttaattttcccttttactataattaaatattaaatagaactgtttgaagaaagcagataatttcttgaaatttcaaacacttacCCATCTTACCGAACTATGAAAGATCATGTTTTTTTGAGTCAGCATTTTAATTTCTCCGTAACCGAGTCTCGTATTTGCTTTTCAAGCGATATATCATACGAATAGaaatttaaatatcattattGCGGTAGTAGATACATACCGATATCTGACGGTATATCACACATCCctaattataaggtatcatttccgaagccaatttgtccccccccccccttccgtcaCAAAAAGGAAggagtaataagttttaaaagtgtatctgtgtgtccATTTGTGGCATTGTAGCTCCCagacagatgaaccgattttgatagttctttttttcgttcaaaaggtgacttgattgaaagtgttcttagcttggccttgtttgtgtagaactttaattacaaaagatattaattaaaaactgactTAACGTTTTTTGCAGTTATGGTATTAAAAactacccgtacgttaaaaatattgaacaaagttttctgcgtttgaaatttatttggaactttcacattatatacagtaggagctataatcttgttaagtaaattttaaatgctattctaagcctttatacgcgtgattggtagcgatttcatagttggaagataaggagaaaaagctcaatgatttaaaatttctttctgctgtcagttcatatttgttaacaatgtgtgttccgACCCGCAAAATTTATCTGAATATGAGGTCGGCCCtctaagatgtttttttttttaatttttaccttaatattggtttttgttgTGTTATTCTCCCTTTTGGTTTTTATCGACATCcttcaaaaaagtgagactaaattctctatttactgtttgtaaagatgTTACCGGCTCTGCTATTTTGTCGGTCGGGGTTAGTCaagtggaatgggtcagcgctgcatttatgctgaattaaagtgcgaaaaaatatttctaacctGTCCAGAAGCTGCTTTACATTCTTGCTTCTGTATCCTAGATCTACTGACTaagctagaaattatttttcacattctatctaagcattaatgaagcactgacccgttccttcctactccccctcaattttaacggaaatttctttaaaaagtaaatcatagttttaattaaattttcgccgtagatgacattttttgaagaaaatgtgccATTACCCTAACAGGAATACCTTCGCAGCAAATTCTATACTTGGGTAGTTGATTTGgggaaaaacattttgagatccgtatccgcggatcttgacactaatgatccgtatccacGGATCTACTATTTTAACCATCCAGCACATCACTACTTAATATGTATGTTTCTGAGTGAAGGAAAATAAGATGACTGTGTTTAAACTTATGAAAATTGATTATGTTGGTCAGTGGCTTGAAATTCTGCACAAATGGCAAAATCAGAGATCATTGTTTCAAGCTTTTCAAGTCTCAAACTAATCTTGAAATGAAGAAACATTACGACATTGTTGTGGAGGCATTTCGAATAGTTTCTTGAAGGCTGCTGTTAATTTGCAATGGGGTGAAGAATTTTACGAGCGCCCTTGATCTTAATCGGGGATTGATAAGTTGATTAGGACTGTGGCCCTTTTGTCGGTCATCACTAATATATTACAACCATATTTTACTCCCAATAAACGAATGGACAGAAACTTGTTATAACTGACTATCCTTACCCATACATAGGATAGTTTGCTTGTATAGGATGCTTGTAAGTTGTAATGTTTAGTTAACTTTGAAAAGGaagtgattaaaaattattttaaaatgatgttctatagtattttcttcaaaatttttctctcgGGGACACAATACTATGCAAAGGAAATATTTATAAGTCAATCTTTGTTAAAACACATTATACACCAATTTCGTGTTTTAGGTTGAtagatttttgacttttaaagaaatatagctaaaaatcaaaaattacatttttgttgtAAGAAATTTACCTGTGGTAGGTTGCAGAGGATCTTGATTTGCACATGTTGCAATTTGTAAAGTTCTAGACACTGGATGAAATCCCAACCAAGCCCAGCCAGAACCTTGAACACCAACAGCAGCAGTACTCAAAAGGTTTTGTAAATTTTCTAagcttttgaaatctttttttataGCTTCTAATAAATCACCTAATACAGATAAAACATCGTCTCTAAATCCAGAcacttaaaatgaaatattctcAGATTTAATTGGACTATACAAATCTTTAAATGTTGAATTaataaacaaagtaaaattttacgAAATGAGAATTCAGACATTAGAACAGTTTCATTAATTTACAATATCTCACCTTGAGGTTCACCACCCTTAGGTGATAAATTGTTCCAAAATATTGAATGATTTATATGGCCACCtccattaaattttaaagcaGGTCCAAGAGAAATTGCAGTGGCAGTATCCcctgaaaagaaattgaaataagtTATAAACTCATATGAATATTTAAGAtgatgcaaagctaaatttcagaACACTTGAACTTCAAATATAACAACACgtaaactttattttcaaattatatgttttgaAGACTTTTTCTTGTAAGTCtcctttttttcatgaatttgtaaaaattattcaataaaatttcaaaataaactgctaAGCATGTATTTTCCTTGCTGTCTCATTGTGTAAACTCTatacaaaaatttttcattttaaaacaaatctgtATGAATACATTATGTTTGAAATCATTTACAGCTCTATCATGCTTtgatttcactttattttaattcTATCAACCAACTTTTGCCAATGTGGTTAAATCTACAAGAAtcgattttaatttaaagatacAATGCAAACTTTACCAGTTGGCGAAATTAGGCTGCAATATTGGcgatttctccctttttttggaaatttataagGAAAACAGTTAAAACAACAATGCAGCTTTTTTTGTCTTTCTTAAAATGAATTCTTcggcaaatttgcaaaaatactgactttactgactaaattttgaaaacactggCAAATATTGACCAATCTGAAGAGAATACCGACTTCTACTGATCAGATTTATGCCCTGGTTCAATTAAcattgaaaaatgaagaaaatcattaatagAGCCGTGTCTTCTAGCAGGTTCAGCAACATGGCCTACCATTGCGATGAccaaagaaagcttaaaattctgttttcggaaCCTAAGACTGAGAAATTTTCAGGGTAGAGCCCAGGCCCAGgtctataaattttaggccacCCGGCAAAAAATCAGAAGGCCCCTTAACTGCCAACTAGATTTCAAATGGAATAATTCTGCCTTTTAGTGGCGTGGGCCCTACATTGCAacgtgcagggccggatttaggggagggcaggcgggactACTGACCcgaggcctccacaacaaaggagcccccacagtaaaatttttataaaatatcctaactttcacgagtcagcaaattttacgttttttctctgctataaataataatataaaaaaataaatagcagtaacttcaggatgtatatTTATTGTTAAAGTGCtgatcaaaaatatcggatatatgatatcaaaatatttggatacatatcaaagtattggatattttcgaaaatatgatgatcttttcaaactctgattaggggcctcaacacttccaaatccagccctGGCAATGTGTGTGGGTACGTATCCGGGCCTAAGAGAGCCCCCCAAGCTCAAATTGTGCTGGAATATTACACTTGAGACCCCTCCCACCTCCCTCTGGTTTCTGTGGTCATGCAGTGAAATCTCATTACAACGAACTCCAAGGGACTGTTAACGTTGTaaaagaattcaagcaatgtaacgCAGGAAATGGAGTGGTGATTTTTGAAAAAGGACATATTCCTATTAAAATTTTATGGCATCAAATAGCCGAAGCACTAAAAAACCATCGTTATTTTGCGCATGTGcttcatttttgtttactttgttgTGCACAGCACCATCCCTTTTCtagacaaaaaataataataataaatatatatatatatatgtgtgtgttttcCCTTTAAGGAAAATagagaatattttctaaatttccTTTTCTCCTCATTCCTTGTATTGTCCTTTTTCATAAGATTAAAAGGTCTCACATGAGATTAGGTCTTGCTttgtcaaataaaatttttcggtTATAATTCAAAACTTATATATAGCCAGTATTTTTGAACTCTAGCTGCCATGCCTCACCTCTCCCCTGCCccactgaatgaaaaaaaaactatattttaattaCCTTTAGCTGTAGCTTCCGCAAGTTTCTCTTCAGCAATATTCAGATTATTCACATATGCTGCATGATGCTTAGAATGATGAAGTTGCATTATTTCTGCAGAAATAGTAGGCTCCAATGCTCCATAATCATAGGACAGATCAGGTAATGTatgtttttgaagaacaaaaccCAGTTGGGGGCATATACTTTTTGatctttagaaaagaaaaaataatgcgctttacaattaaaaatgtcatGCATAGTAACATGTGCGGGAAAAGAAGACTGCTCCTATATGACTTAATTTTAAAACCTCAATCCTCTATTTCATTATTCAAATGTCAGCAATATTTTCTGAAGAATATGCACTGACTGCTTGCCTATTTTCATGCCACCTATTTCCTTATTtagtaagaaataattttatgattCAGCCAGGTCGAAACTTCGGTGTGGAATGGCTGAAGCTTCGTTCCATCTCTACTGTTAACACTAGGACGGCCTATATTCTGTACGGCTTAAATGGTCAAAATGACCATTCTTCAAAAGAAGCTCTAAATcttgtataaaaatttatacagggtcattccatagtgaggAACGAAACATTCAGACTCTGTTTCATTGCATAACATGAGTTTTAAACTTCTTTTAATCATTTACTTGTTTTGcggaattttgaaaaagaataacACTTCTGTGTAATATTGATGCAATAAAACATAGtataatttacataaaattgGTTTTTGGAACTAAATTACTATAGTTTGACGAACGTAACCTTTTTGCAAGCTTgaatttgcaacatgaaattcagcTTTCATTTTCTCTAAAGTTTAGATAGATactattgtaaaaacaatgcaatgcattattttcattccttaactttatttttcatgcagaatAATACTCATTTCTTTTATAATGTGacagaaattaatatttctttaaattatgaAGTGTCATGTATTTAACTGTGAAGTTACGTTCGTCAGTTACTGAAGTCTATTTTAGAAATCGACTCGTTTAGTTTTCTAGAGTTACGTGTCTAAATATTAATAAGTAAGCACTGATACTTTGTCTTAAAATTAACACTTTTAGCAACAAATTTTCACTtaacatgaaattattttttattggcttagtgcattttttttttttctccaatgttttgaagtgaaactttttatgcaagagcTTTGAATTTCTGATCTCCAACCTTTTAGTGTTACCGAAGTGTTGTAGTTTTTTGATTTCtgccaaaaatattgaaaagtgatagtatttgtaaatttaattttgctaataaaattgataatttaatttcaagactaAACTTAAGGTAGTATATATTAGTGGATTTTTACATTGGACactttaaacatttcaaataatgcagattttcgagaatttctttgattcaagtcaagtcatcagtttaagagTGTAATTCACATTGCTAaggttttgattttaatttagcttgttaacttttattatgaaaataaaattgattattactattattgttttgGAAACAGTTAAAATGCGGATTTcgagtaatttttagttttcttaatgtttaaaatctattttcttcGTTAAAATATATAATCATCTTGTGAATACGCCTAAGTCAGgcacagaaagaacaagagcttggCGTAAGAGAAAACATACAGGTGAAATGACTGTTTAGAATGTACAAAAGAAGAAAGGATACAAGTTTTACTTCTATCGTGAGTCTTTACCAACACTTTTTGTTTTGATCACTCACAAGCAGAGCTTTCTCTAGAAAACTATCAAGAAATATAATCttctttatgaaaacaaaatcaaCTGTAAGGATAGCTGTTTCAAGAAGGTTTCTTCCAAGAACTTTTCGACTTTCATTTCTACCACAGTAATTCCaataatattatcaatattatttaGCAAGATAACCCTAAGAGCTTATTTTTTCCTGGGAATACTTGGAAGAGCATACTTTTTGAATCTTTCTGTAAACTTCACATGTTGAGAAAGGTGAAGTTGCATTATTttacaactaaaaataaaattggtttaCTAGCTTCCCTGTAATTGATTCTCTTCTCCAGACTTCATTtttaattcctcttttttttaaattcatttatgtaGTTATTTTTTTGCCGTACTATTTTTGTACACTCGGATGCTTGTTTCTTGTCATTTTCTTTACCTGCCTTTCTATTCTTGCTCTGCTTAAACTCTTTTTTGAGTCGCGGTTTTTTCCATTAAATATAACCCAAGAAAATTCCACAAGTACGTTAAAAAATCGaattaattgttgcaaaaattacaaaatattatacagtgacaataaaaaaaactcaaattatttcaaaatatattaaggcaaaaacaaaaattctctccacctctcccccccccccccccaaaaaaaaaacatctggggGTCCTGACCTTTGGGGGGGGTGCACATTGGGGCAATTTTAATACATGGGTGGATGGGGCCTGTTCGTCCTTATTTTGCACTTATAATGGGGCTGCACGTTCAACAGAGCTTTCAACTAGGTCAAACTTATtctaaaaagtagtttaaaaaaatcaggggAAAAAGTGTTTTAACACGTGAGCAACGGGCCTGTGCGGTCGCACGGACTTCACGGCCCTAGAGCCGCCCCCTGGCAGCAGCTCAAGAAGTTgtgcaaaactttttaaaaaaatttatgtgcACCTTGCTTTACCCAAGCCCCGATCTGCACTAGTAGTGCGGAAAGGGGCTACCCTTAagggcccaagaaattgaaaaataactagCATTAATACTTGTTAACGTTGCAAATACACACTGCTGGCCAGTGGcagattggttgaaaaaatcggccctggcaatAGGaggtgtagcggccccatagcttttatagatattaaatttaacCTAACGATTGCGATAtcccttaaatatgaggaaattattcttaactaaatatgttttatttaaacgaaatttaataattaggaacacttctgcgctttgatggtgaacaaattgatacagtattagctaaaccttattctgggggaaaattgtgattgtaattgtccatttaagtatttttataatgccccggaacttgattgattgaatatttccgaaatgataacactgcttggctaatgtggccttttctgcagtcataacaagtaacttaattgccctgttttgTGAAACTGATCTACCGATGTTCATGGGggaaagactagggccgtcttagaacatgatgggtccctcgacacaaacatacattactggaaagtaagacaaaacaacgttagaagaagcacaaatttgtaaattacagcagacacgtgtttcggcgttacagggaacgcctttttcaatgcaaaaaataatgagcatatggatgaaaaacatccgacaaaagctttcgCTTTTGCACACTCCCCTatgcgcgcacgcctttacacacatacacacgcctacgtgcacacatgtAAGCCtacgcacacaactatacacacgtaaccatccAGGaagagggacatgcttgggggggagccatttctagaaacaataactgtaatcagtagggtcttgtcgcaactcgtgattgcgaaaaacataatttaaattcaaagtttcggaattcaaattagagtttttttttttttttaaatttattcatttattttttatta
This genomic interval carries:
- the LOC129227799 gene encoding superoxide dismutase [Mn], mitochondrial-like; its protein translation is MIVNNILRIAKRSKSICPQLGFVLQKHTLPDLSYDYGALEPTISAEIMQLHHSKHHAAYVNNLNIAEEKLAEATAKGDTATAISLGPALKFNGGGHINHSIFWNNLSPKGGEPQGDLLEAIKKDFKSLENLQNLLSTAAVGVQGSGWAWLGFHPVSRTLQIATCANQDPLQPTTGLIPLFGIDVWEHAYYLQYKNVRPDYVKAIWKVANWKDIGDRFSKAKSSSA